The Streptomyces cynarae genome contains a region encoding:
- a CDS encoding DUF3046 domain-containing protein produces MRLTVFWQRMADHFGEAYADTFARDHVMSELGGRTVHQALEAGWEAKDVWRAVCTAVDVPREKR; encoded by the coding sequence ATGCGGTTGACGGTCTTCTGGCAGCGGATGGCGGATCACTTCGGTGAGGCCTACGCCGACACCTTCGCGCGCGACCACGTGATGTCGGAACTCGGCGGGCGCACCGTGCACCAGGCGCTGGAAGCCGGCTGGGAGGCAAAGGACGTGTGGCGCGCCGTGTGCACGGCCGTGGACGTTCCGCGGGAAAAGCGCTGA
- a CDS encoding AI-2E family transporter produces the protein MAPTDETAQVPQQASPLGTTPPQPPPSGDGAAPGARMPRWLPRAMVLALALIAVFQLGSWAFHQLIGLLINLLIAFFLALAIEPAVSWMAARDMRRGLATFLVFLGLAIAVAGFVTLLGSMLAGQIIKMVEGFPGYLDSVINWINTTFHTHLRRVDVQDSLVHSDWLRKYVQNSATGVLDVSAQVLGGLFQLLTIGLFSFYFAADGPRLRRALCSVLPPARQAEVLRAWEIAVDKTGGYLYSRGLMALISGIAHYVLLQALGIPYAPVLAVWVGLVSQFIPTIGTYLAGALPMLIAFTVDPWYALWVLIFVVVYQQFENYMLQPKLTARSVDIHPAVAFGSVIAGTALLGAVGALIAIPAVATLQAFLGAYVKRYDVTDDPRVHGHRTRGSGSLTARVRRLFER, from the coding sequence GTGGCCCCGACAGACGAGACCGCACAGGTCCCCCAGCAGGCATCACCGCTCGGCACGACACCGCCCCAGCCGCCCCCGTCGGGCGACGGCGCCGCGCCGGGCGCCCGTATGCCGCGCTGGCTGCCGCGCGCCATGGTGCTCGCCCTCGCGCTCATCGCCGTCTTCCAACTGGGCAGCTGGGCGTTCCACCAGCTCATCGGCTTGCTGATCAACCTCCTGATCGCGTTCTTCCTGGCGCTCGCCATCGAGCCCGCGGTCAGTTGGATGGCCGCCCGCGACATGCGCCGGGGGCTGGCCACCTTCCTCGTGTTCCTCGGCCTGGCGATCGCCGTCGCCGGGTTCGTCACGCTGCTCGGCTCCATGCTCGCCGGCCAGATCATCAAGATGGTCGAGGGCTTCCCGGGCTACCTCGACTCGGTGATCAACTGGATCAACACCACGTTCCACACCCATCTCAGACGCGTGGACGTGCAGGACAGCCTGGTCCACTCCGACTGGCTCAGAAAGTACGTCCAGAACAGCGCCACCGGTGTCCTGGACGTCTCCGCCCAGGTCCTGGGCGGCCTCTTCCAGCTGCTGACGATCGGCCTGTTCTCGTTCTACTTCGCCGCCGACGGGCCCAGGCTGCGGCGCGCGCTGTGCTCGGTGCTGCCGCCCGCCCGGCAGGCCGAGGTGCTGCGCGCCTGGGAGATCGCCGTCGACAAGACGGGCGGCTACCTCTACTCGCGCGGCCTGATGGCGCTCATCTCCGGCATCGCGCACTACGTCCTGCTGCAGGCGCTGGGCATTCCGTACGCGCCGGTGCTCGCGGTGTGGGTCGGCCTGGTCTCCCAGTTCATCCCCACCATCGGCACCTATCTCGCGGGTGCCCTGCCGATGCTGATCGCCTTCACCGTCGACCCCTGGTACGCGCTGTGGGTGCTGATCTTCGTCGTGGTCTACCAGCAGTTCGAGAACTACATGCTGCAGCCCAAGCTGACCGCGCGGTCCGTGGACATCCACCCCGCGGTCGCCTTCGGGTCCGTCATAGCGGGCACCGCCCTCCTCGGCGCGGTGGGCGCGCTGATCGCCATCCCCGCGGTCGCCACGCTGCAGGCCTTCCTGGGAGCGTACGTGAAGCGGTACGACGTCACCGACGACCCCCGCGTCCACGGGCACCGCACGCGCGGCTCGGGCAGTCTCACGGCGCGCGTGCGGAGGCTGTTCGAGCGCTGA
- the recA gene encoding recombinase RecA, with product MAGTDREKALDAALAQIERQFGKGAVMRMGERSKEPIEVIPTGSTALDVALGVGGLPRGRVVEIYGPESSGKTTLTLHAVANAQKAGGQVAFVDAEHALDPEYARKLGVDIDNLILSQPDNGEQALEIVDMLVRSGALDLIVIDSVAALVPRAEIEGEMGDSHVGLQARLMSQALRKITSALNQSKTTAIFINQLREKIGVMFGSPETTTGGRALKFYASVRIDIRRIETLKDGTEAVGNRTRCKVVKNKVAPPFKQAEFDILYGQGISREGGLIDMGVEHGFVRKAGAWYTYEGDQLGQGKENARNFLKDNPDLANEIEKKIKEKLGVGVRPEEPTAEPGTDAASAAAPAADDTAKTAPAPAAKTAKAKAPAAKS from the coding sequence ATGGCAGGTACCGACCGCGAGAAGGCCCTCGACGCCGCCCTCGCACAGATTGAACGACAATTCGGCAAGGGCGCCGTCATGCGCATGGGCGAGCGGTCCAAGGAGCCCATCGAGGTCATCCCGACCGGCTCGACCGCGCTCGACGTGGCCCTCGGTGTCGGCGGCCTGCCGCGCGGCCGCGTGGTGGAGATTTACGGACCGGAGTCCTCCGGCAAGACCACGCTGACCCTGCACGCGGTGGCCAACGCCCAGAAGGCCGGCGGTCAGGTCGCCTTCGTGGATGCGGAGCACGCCCTCGACCCCGAGTACGCGCGCAAGCTCGGCGTCGACATCGACAACCTGATCCTGTCCCAGCCGGACAACGGCGAGCAGGCCCTGGAGATCGTGGACATGCTGGTCCGCTCCGGCGCCCTGGACCTCATCGTCATCGACTCCGTCGCCGCGCTCGTCCCGCGCGCGGAGATCGAGGGCGAGATGGGCGACAGCCACGTGGGTCTGCAGGCCCGCCTGATGAGCCAGGCCCTGCGGAAGATCACCAGCGCGCTCAACCAGTCCAAGACCACCGCGATCTTCATCAACCAGCTCCGCGAGAAGATCGGCGTGATGTTCGGCTCCCCGGAGACCACGACCGGTGGCCGCGCGCTGAAGTTCTACGCCTCGGTGCGCATCGACATCCGCCGCATCGAGACCCTGAAGGACGGCACGGAGGCGGTCGGCAACCGCACCCGCTGCAAGGTCGTCAAGAACAAGGTCGCGCCGCCCTTCAAGCAGGCCGAGTTCGACATCCTCTACGGCCAGGGCATCAGCCGCGAGGGCGGCCTGATCGACATGGGCGTGGAGCACGGCTTCGTCCGCAAGGCCGGCGCCTGGTACACGTACGAGGGCGACCAGCTCGGACAGGGCAAGGAGAACGCGCGCAACTTCCTCAAGGACAACCCCGACCTGGCCAACGAGATCGAGAAGAAGATCAAGGAGAAGCTGGGCGTCGGAGTCCGGCCGGAGGAGCCCACCGCCGAGCCCGGCACGGACGCGGCGAGCGCCGCCGCTCCCGCGGCCGACGACACCGCCAAGACGGCGCCCGCACCGGCGGCCAAGACGGCCAAGGCCAAGGCTCCGGCGGCCAAGAGCTAG
- the recX gene encoding recombination regulator RecX: protein MTRRTDWAEYAHPVTPQRRGSGRDTGFVGGGDGAYDDVRGDADAHGEDAPRGGRGRGRGRRRGGGETADAPQDGGSSFSSRAGTGEHPADPVEQARAICLRLLTGTPRTRKQLADALRKREIPEDVADEMLSRFEEVGLIDDSAFADAWVESRHHGRGLARRALAQELRTKGVDSALIDAAVGQLDAEQEEATARELVVRKLRATRGLERDKRLRRLAGMLARKGYPEGMALRVVRQALAEEGEDTEGLGDEGG from the coding sequence ATGACACGACGAACCGACTGGGCCGAGTACGCCCACCCCGTGACCCCGCAGCGGCGGGGAAGCGGGCGCGACACGGGGTTCGTCGGGGGCGGTGACGGGGCGTACGACGACGTGCGCGGCGACGCGGACGCGCACGGCGAGGACGCTCCACGCGGCGGACGCGGACGCGGGCGAGGGCGGCGGCGCGGTGGCGGGGAAACGGCCGACGCCCCACAGGACGGAGGCTCTTCCTTCTCGTCGAGGGCCGGGACGGGGGAGCACCCGGCGGACCCGGTTGAGCAGGCGCGGGCGATCTGCCTGCGTCTGCTCACCGGAACTCCGCGCACGCGCAAACAGCTCGCGGACGCCCTCCGCAAGCGCGAGATCCCCGAAGACGTCGCGGACGAGATGCTGTCGCGGTTCGAGGAGGTCGGCCTGATCGACGACAGCGCCTTCGCGGACGCCTGGGTGGAATCCCGGCACCACGGCCGGGGCCTGGCCCGCCGGGCGCTCGCGCAGGAGCTGCGGACGAAGGGCGTGGACTCCGCGCTGATCGACGCGGCGGTGGGACAGCTGGACGCCGAGCAGGAAGAGGCCACCGCGCGCGAACTCGTCGTCCGCAAACTGCGCGCCACGCGGGGCCTCGAGCGCGACAAACGCCTGCGCCGCCTCGCGGGCATGCTCGCCCGCAAGGGCTACCCCGAGGGGATGGCCCTGCGCGTGGTCCGCCAGGCCCTGGCGGAGGAGGGGGAGGACACGGAGGGGCTGGGGGACGAGGGGGGATGA
- a CDS encoding rhodanese-like domain-containing protein, producing MSSAPEHSVGIDELLERVREDLDRVEPAEAHEAARAGEALLVDIRYAALRDRDGLIPGALVVERNELEWRLDPQGSHRLPEATGHDLRVVVVCNEGYASSLAAASLRQLGLHRATDLVGGFQAWRAAGLPVAL from the coding sequence ATGAGTTCCGCACCCGAACACTCTGTGGGCATCGACGAGTTGCTGGAGCGCGTCCGCGAGGACCTGGACCGGGTGGAGCCCGCGGAGGCCCACGAGGCCGCACGGGCCGGCGAGGCCCTGCTCGTGGACATCCGCTACGCGGCGCTGCGGGACCGTGACGGACTCATCCCCGGCGCGCTGGTCGTCGAACGGAACGAACTGGAGTGGCGCCTGGACCCGCAGGGCAGCCACCGCCTCCCCGAGGCCACCGGCCACGACCTGCGCGTAGTGGTCGTCTGCAACGAGGGCTACGCCTCAAGCCTGGCCGCCGCATCCCTCCGCCAACTGGGCCTGCACCGCGCCACCGACCTGGTGGGCGGCTTCCAGGCCTGGAGAGCGGCGGGGCTGCCGGTGGCGCTGTAG
- a CDS encoding cupin domain-containing protein, with amino-acid sequence MSVSPSVPLSADSARTEAPTQAELLDFARRTAADAELIASLPLDPEGRTWVRLEGPGGSEAWLIGWPPGTGTGWHDHAESVGAFVTASGELKENSLTVRLPSDGWKTLELTDGVDHERRLPAGKGRSFGRHHVHEVLNESTERHAVSVHAYYPPLPQIRRYSRTGQALRLEQVERPEDWQ; translated from the coding sequence TTGTCTGTCTCCCCTTCCGTGCCCCTGTCCGCGGACTCCGCCCGGACCGAGGCTCCCACCCAGGCCGAACTCCTCGACTTCGCGCGCCGCACGGCCGCCGACGCCGAGCTGATCGCCTCACTGCCACTGGATCCCGAGGGCCGTACCTGGGTACGGCTCGAGGGTCCCGGCGGCAGCGAGGCCTGGCTGATCGGCTGGCCGCCCGGCACGGGCACCGGCTGGCACGACCACGCCGAGTCGGTCGGCGCCTTCGTCACCGCATCGGGCGAACTGAAGGAGAACTCCCTCACGGTCCGGCTGCCGTCCGACGGCTGGAAGACCCTGGAGCTCACCGACGGAGTCGACCACGAGCGACGACTGCCGGCCGGTAAGGGCCGCTCGTTCGGCCGGCACCATGTGCACGAGGTGCTCAACGAGTCCACCGAGCGACACGCCGTCTCGGTGCACGCCTACTACCCGCCCCTGCCGCAGATCCGTCGCTACAGTCGCACGGGGCAGGCGCTGCGTCTGGAGCAGGTCGAACGCCCGGAGGACTGGCAATGA
- a CDS encoding putative leader peptide, producing MSDTCARLWRRVHMDLVRYAGCVCRPSC from the coding sequence ATGAGCGACACGTGTGCGCGCCTGTGGCGGAGGGTCCATATGGACCTCGTCCGCTATGCGGGCTGCGTGTGTCGCCCGTCCTGTTGA
- a CDS encoding FAD-dependent monooxygenase: protein MDPVIIVGAGPVGLSLALALARQEVPSVVLDEGQGKDEQRAARTVVLREDTAALMERLAGAPLTGAGLPFTGWRSMRRRQLTRKVVFEPDGTAHGRSGEYGPTTERAAEGRKGTVEEPGGPAPLHIAQHVLTGALRTAIAGQPLVKVTVESRLDALEQEPSGVTAHTRGPRSTWWRGSHLVGCDGPRSTVRKLLDIRFPGRTAVERHAVAALRAELPWPGEALLHRMPPWRTSGPSGGEVTARPLPDGVWRLDWLLPPGKDLVTPELLVTRIRETLAGWNGGTTPAYDLLDTGVHTVHHRLARRWRAGRVFLAGDAAHLLGALGTQGLDESLRDVDNLAWKLALVWHHGPHEALLDSYQAERRAAVAARLRAADQALPLLRGGGGLRSYVPGTARGHDALLTDGHLGRGTLGTPATYAASPLAAEDGESTAFVGTEPGAPVVDVRVTAEDGASVRLRDRLGRGSLLVVLVAPGTGVWERKHWVSAGIMPRLAAAVTALPHPAELLVAESYPGAAAHTVLLIRPDGHLVTALAGVRPADLYAAAEAALGGPAKTQETANAR from the coding sequence GTGGACCCGGTGATCATCGTGGGAGCGGGGCCCGTCGGGCTCTCGCTCGCGCTGGCTCTGGCGCGGCAGGAGGTGCCGTCCGTGGTCCTCGACGAGGGCCAGGGCAAGGACGAACAGCGGGCCGCACGCACGGTCGTGCTGCGCGAGGACACGGCCGCCCTGATGGAACGCCTGGCCGGAGCGCCGCTCACCGGAGCCGGGCTGCCGTTCACCGGCTGGCGGTCGATGCGGCGCAGGCAACTGACCCGCAAGGTCGTCTTCGAGCCGGACGGCACGGCGCACGGGCGCAGCGGCGAATACGGCCCCACGACCGAGCGGGCCGCCGAGGGCCGCAAGGGCACGGTGGAGGAACCCGGAGGGCCGGCCCCGCTGCACATCGCCCAGCATGTGCTGACCGGAGCCCTGCGCACCGCCATCGCCGGACAGCCGCTGGTCAAGGTCACCGTCGAGAGCCGCCTCGACGCCCTCGAACAGGAACCCTCCGGCGTCACCGCGCACACGCGCGGCCCCCGGAGCACCTGGTGGCGCGGCAGCCACCTGGTCGGCTGCGACGGGCCGCGCTCGACGGTGCGCAAGCTCCTCGACATCCGCTTCCCCGGCCGCACGGCGGTGGAACGGCACGCCGTGGCCGCCCTGCGCGCCGAACTGCCCTGGCCCGGCGAGGCGTTGCTGCACCGTATGCCGCCGTGGCGGACGTCCGGCCCCTCGGGCGGCGAGGTCACGGCACGCCCCCTGCCGGACGGGGTGTGGCGGCTGGACTGGCTGCTGCCGCCGGGCAAGGACCTGGTCACGCCCGAACTGCTGGTGACCCGCATCCGGGAGACCCTCGCCGGATGGAACGGGGGCACCACCCCCGCCTACGACCTGCTGGACACCGGCGTCCACACCGTCCACCACCGGCTCGCCCGTCGCTGGCGCGCCGGCCGGGTCTTCCTCGCCGGGGACGCCGCGCACCTGCTCGGCGCGCTCGGGACGCAGGGCCTCGACGAGAGCCTGCGGGACGTCGACAACCTCGCCTGGAAGCTGGCACTGGTCTGGCACCACGGGCCGCACGAAGCGCTGCTCGACAGCTACCAGGCGGAACGCCGCGCCGCGGTCGCGGCCCGGCTGCGCGCCGCCGACCAGGCGCTGCCGCTGCTGCGCGGCGGCGGGGGCCTGCGGTCCTACGTACCCGGGACCGCCCGCGGCCATGACGCGCTCCTCACGGACGGCCACCTGGGGAGGGGCACGCTGGGCACGCCGGCGACGTACGCCGCCTCACCGCTGGCGGCGGAGGACGGCGAGTCGACCGCGTTCGTGGGCACGGAGCCCGGAGCGCCGGTGGTGGACGTGCGGGTGACGGCGGAGGACGGGGCGTCCGTACGGCTGCGGGACCGGCTCGGTCGCGGATCGCTGCTGGTGGTGCTGGTGGCGCCGGGCACCGGCGTGTGGGAGCGCAAGCACTGGGTGTCGGCCGGGATCATGCCCCGGCTCGCGGCGGCGGTGACGGCCCTGCCGCACCCCGCGGAGCTGCTGGTCGCCGAGAGCTACCCGGGCGCCGCCGCCCACACCGTCCTGCTGATCCGGCCGGACGGCCATCTGGTGACGGCGCTCGCCGGGGTGCGCCCCGCGGACCTGTACGCGGCGGCCGAGGCGGCACTGGGCGGCCCGGCGAAGACACAGGAGACGGCGAACGCACGCTAG
- a CDS encoding amino acid ABC transporter permease yields the protein MTSVLYDAQGPRAKRRNVLYTVVFLLAAAGLGWWVFTSLDDKGQLDWEKWKPFFGGTEAWSTYIWPGVQNTLKAAALAMLISLPLGAVLGIARLSDHAWVRIPVAVVVEFFRAIPVLVLMIFGLALFSQYTNVSSDDRPLYAVVTGLVLYNASVLAEIVRAGILALPKGQGEAALAIGLRKNQVMRFILLPQAVTAMLPAIVSQLVVIVKDTALGGAVLTFPELLASVSPMSSYYGANTIASFTIVAVIYIAINFALTTFAGWLEKRLRRGKKSTGAVLPPAAVGAAESTGAAA from the coding sequence ATGACGTCCGTCCTCTACGACGCCCAGGGCCCCCGGGCCAAACGGCGCAACGTCCTCTACACGGTGGTGTTCCTGCTCGCCGCGGCCGGGCTCGGCTGGTGGGTGTTCACCAGTCTCGACGACAAGGGCCAGCTCGACTGGGAGAAGTGGAAGCCCTTCTTCGGCGGTACGGAGGCCTGGTCGACCTACATCTGGCCCGGGGTGCAGAACACCCTGAAGGCCGCCGCCCTCGCGATGCTCATCTCCCTGCCACTGGGCGCGGTCCTGGGCATCGCACGGCTCTCGGACCACGCCTGGGTGCGGATCCCGGTCGCGGTCGTGGTGGAGTTCTTCCGGGCCATTCCGGTCCTCGTCCTGATGATCTTCGGCCTCGCCCTCTTCTCCCAGTACACAAACGTCAGTTCGGACGACCGCCCGCTGTACGCGGTGGTCACCGGCCTCGTCCTCTACAACGCCTCCGTCCTCGCGGAGATCGTCCGGGCGGGCATCCTGGCCCTGCCGAAGGGCCAGGGAGAGGCGGCTCTGGCGATCGGTCTGCGCAAGAACCAGGTGATGCGGTTCATCCTGCTGCCGCAGGCGGTCACCGCGATGCTGCCGGCGATCGTCAGCCAGCTGGTGGTGATCGTGAAGGACACGGCGCTGGGCGGCGCGGTCCTCACCTTCCCCGAACTGCTGGCCTCGGTCTCGCCGATGAGCTCCTACTACGGCGCCAACACCATCGCCAGCTTCACGATCGTGGCCGTCATCTACATCGCCATCAACTTCGCCCTGACGACCTTCGCCGGCTGGCTGGAGAAGCGGCTGCGGCGCGGCAAGAAGTCGACCGGCGCAGTGCTGCCCCCGGCGGCGGTCGGGGCGGCCGAGTCGACGGGCGCGGCCGCCTGA
- a CDS encoding amino acid ABC transporter permease, whose product MFDFLDRYDLLGAFWTTVQLTVLSAIGSLIWGTVLAAMRVGPVPVMRGFGTAYVNIVRNIPLTVIILFTSLGLNQTLGVSLGATDFKVINFRLAVLGLILYTAAFVCEALRAGINTVPVGQAEAARALGLSFGQVLRLVVLPQAFRSVVGPLTNVLIALTKNTTVAAAIGVTEAALLMKEMIENEAQLLLISAVIAFGFVCLTLPTGLILGWVGKKVAVKR is encoded by the coding sequence ATGTTCGACTTTCTTGATCGGTACGACCTGCTGGGGGCGTTCTGGACGACGGTGCAGCTCACCGTCCTGTCCGCGATCGGCTCCCTGATCTGGGGCACCGTGCTGGCCGCCATGCGGGTCGGCCCGGTCCCGGTGATGCGCGGTTTCGGCACCGCCTATGTGAACATCGTGCGGAACATCCCGCTGACGGTGATCATCCTGTTCACCTCGCTGGGGCTCAACCAGACCCTGGGCGTCAGCCTCGGCGCGACCGACTTCAAGGTGATCAACTTCCGGCTCGCCGTGCTCGGTCTGATCCTCTACACCGCGGCGTTCGTGTGCGAGGCGCTGAGGGCCGGCATCAACACCGTGCCCGTCGGGCAGGCGGAGGCGGCCCGCGCGCTGGGGCTGAGCTTCGGTCAGGTGCTCAGGCTGGTGGTGCTGCCGCAGGCGTTCCGCTCCGTCGTCGGCCCGCTGACGAACGTCCTGATCGCGCTCACGAAGAACACCACGGTGGCGGCCGCGATCGGCGTCACCGAGGCGGCCCTGCTGATGAAGGAGATGATCGAGAACGAGGCCCAGCTCCTGCTGATCTCCGCGGTGATCGCCTTCGGGTTCGTGTGTCTGACGCTGCCGACCGGCCTGATCCTCGGCTGGGTGGGCAAGAAGGTGGCGGTGAAGCGATGA
- a CDS encoding glutamate ABC transporter substrate-binding protein, with the protein MKLRKVTAATAVALALATAATACGSDKKSDGGSSSGGKTIKVGIKFDQPGIGQKTPQGYSGFDVDVATYVAKQLGYNADQIEWKESKSADRETMLQRGDVDFIVASYSITPKRQAKVDFAGPYLLAHQDVLLRADDNSIKSPSDLNSKKLCSVTGSTSAQNVKDKLAPKANLQQYQTYSQCLTGLQNGAVDALTTDDSILAGYASQAAFKGKFKLGGFKMTNENYGIGVKKGSDLKAKINSALEKMVSDGSWETAVKKNFGPANYKNEPAPKIGNIVQ; encoded by the coding sequence ATGAAGCTCCGCAAGGTCACCGCGGCCACGGCCGTCGCCCTCGCCCTCGCCACCGCCGCCACCGCCTGCGGGTCGGACAAGAAGAGCGACGGCGGCTCGTCCTCCGGCGGCAAGACGATCAAGGTAGGCATCAAGTTCGACCAGCCGGGCATCGGCCAGAAGACGCCGCAGGGCTACTCCGGCTTCGACGTGGACGTCGCCACGTACGTCGCGAAGCAGCTCGGCTACAACGCCGACCAGATCGAGTGGAAGGAGTCGAAGAGCGCCGACCGCGAGACCATGCTGCAGCGCGGTGACGTCGACTTCATCGTCGCCTCGTACTCGATCACCCCGAAGCGTCAGGCGAAGGTCGACTTCGCCGGCCCGTACCTGCTCGCCCACCAGGACGTGCTGCTCCGCGCCGACGACAACTCGATCAAGTCGCCCTCGGACCTGAACTCCAAGAAGCTGTGCTCGGTGACGGGCTCGACCTCGGCGCAGAACGTCAAGGACAAGCTCGCCCCCAAGGCCAACCTGCAGCAGTACCAGACGTACTCGCAGTGCCTGACGGGTCTGCAGAACGGTGCCGTCGACGCGCTGACCACCGACGACTCGATCCTCGCCGGCTACGCCTCGCAGGCCGCCTTCAAGGGCAAGTTCAAGCTCGGCGGCTTCAAGATGACCAACGAGAACTACGGCATCGGCGTCAAGAAGGGCAGCGACCTCAAGGCGAAGATCAACAGCGCCCTGGAGAAGATGGTCTCGGACGGTTCGTGGGAGACGGCCGTGAAGAAGAACTTCGGCCCCGCGAACTACAAGAACGAGCCCGCGCCGAAGATCGGCAACATCGTCCAGTAA
- a CDS encoding amino acid ABC transporter ATP-binding protein yields MTEVSVAKDSVAATDELVVLKSVNKHFGALHVLQDIDLTITRGEVVVVIGPSGSGKSTLCRTINRLETIDAGEILIDGKSLPQEGKELARLRADVGMVFQSFNLFAHKTVLENVMLGQIKVRRTDKQKAEEKARALLDRVGVGTQADKYPAQLSGGQQQRVAIARALAMDPKVILFDEPTSALDPEMINEVLEVMQQLARDGMTMVVVTHEMGFARSAANRVVFMADGRIVEEATPEQFFSAPRSDRAKDFLSKILHH; encoded by the coding sequence ATGACCGAAGTATCGGTGGCCAAGGACTCGGTGGCCGCGACCGACGAACTGGTCGTCCTGAAGAGCGTCAACAAGCACTTCGGCGCGTTGCACGTGCTCCAGGACATCGACCTGACCATCACGCGTGGTGAAGTCGTCGTGGTCATCGGCCCCTCCGGGTCCGGCAAGTCCACCCTGTGCCGCACCATCAACCGTCTGGAGACCATCGACGCGGGCGAGATCCTGATCGACGGCAAGTCGCTGCCCCAGGAGGGCAAGGAACTGGCCCGGCTGCGCGCCGACGTCGGCATGGTCTTCCAGTCCTTCAACCTCTTCGCGCACAAGACGGTGCTCGAGAACGTGATGCTGGGCCAGATCAAGGTCCGCAGGACCGACAAGCAGAAGGCCGAGGAGAAGGCGCGCGCGCTGCTCGACCGGGTGGGCGTCGGCACCCAGGCGGACAAGTACCCCGCCCAGCTCTCCGGCGGCCAGCAGCAGCGTGTCGCGATCGCCCGCGCGCTGGCGATGGACCCCAAGGTCATCCTCTTCGACGAGCCGACCTCGGCCCTGGACCCCGAGATGATCAACGAGGTGCTGGAGGTCATGCAGCAGCTCGCCCGGGACGGTATGACCATGGTGGTGGTCACCCACGAGATGGGCTTCGCCCGTTCGGCCGCCAATCGGGTGGTCTTCATGGCGGACGGGCGCATCGTGGAAGAGGCCACGCCGGAGCAGTTCTTCAGCGCCCCGCGCAGCGACCGCGCGAAGGACTTCCTGTCGAAGATCCTGCACCACTGA
- a CDS encoding response regulator transcription factor, which translates to MRLLLVEDDNHVAAALSAVLARHGFEVTHARSGEEALQALVPEGAGFGVVLLDLGLPDQDGYEVCAKIRKRTGTPVIMVTARSDVRSRIHGLNLGADDYVVKPYDTGELLARIHAVSRRTPHLDDTGATETALRLGPVHIEFPTRRVSVDGSVVQLTRKEFDLLALLAQRPGVVFRREQIISEVWQTSWEGTGRTLEVHVASLRSKLRMPALIETVRGVGYRLVAPAV; encoded by the coding sequence ATGAGACTGCTTCTCGTCGAGGACGACAACCACGTCGCGGCCGCCCTGTCCGCGGTCCTGGCCCGGCACGGCTTCGAGGTCACGCACGCCCGCAGCGGCGAGGAGGCGCTCCAGGCGCTGGTCCCCGAGGGCGCCGGCTTCGGCGTCGTCCTCCTCGACCTGGGCCTGCCCGACCAGGACGGCTACGAGGTCTGCGCCAAGATCCGCAAGCGCACCGGCACCCCGGTGATCATGGTCACGGCGCGCTCGGACGTACGGTCCCGGATCCACGGCCTGAACCTCGGCGCCGACGACTACGTGGTCAAGCCGTACGACACCGGGGAACTGCTCGCGCGCATCCACGCGGTCAGCCGCCGCACCCCGCACCTGGACGACACCGGCGCCACCGAGACCGCGCTGCGCCTCGGGCCCGTGCACATCGAGTTCCCCACCCGCCGTGTCAGCGTCGACGGCTCGGTCGTCCAGCTGACCCGCAAGGAGTTCGACCTGCTCGCCCTGCTGGCCCAGCGGCCCGGTGTGGTGTTCCGCCGTGAGCAGATCATCAGCGAGGTGTGGCAGACCAGTTGGGAGGGGACCGGGCGCACCCTGGAGGTGCACGTCGCCTCCCTGCGCTCCAAGCTGCGCATGCCCGCGCTGATCGAGACCGTGCGCGGCGTCGGGTACCGGCTCGTCGCCCCGGCCGTGTAG